In a single window of the Pongo abelii isolate AG06213 chromosome 1, NHGRI_mPonAbe1-v2.0_pri, whole genome shotgun sequence genome:
- the CDKN2C gene encoding cyclin-dependent kinase 4 inhibitor C, translated as MAEPWGNELASAAARGDLEQLTSLLQNNVNVNAQNGFGRTALQVMKLGNPEIARRLLLRGANPDLKDRTGFAVIHDAARAGFLDTLQTLLEFQADVNIEDNEGNLPLHLAAKEGHLRVVEFLVKHTASNVGHRNHKGDTACDLARLYGRNEVVSLMQANGAGGATNLQ; from the exons ATGGCCGAGCCTTGGGGGAACGAGTTGGCGTCCGCAGCTGCCAGGGGGGACCTAGAGCAACTTACTAGTTTGTTGCAAAATAATGTAAACGTCAATGCACAAAATGGATTTGGAAGGACTGCGCTGCAG GTTATGAAACTTGGAAATCCCGAGATTGCCAGGAGACTGCTACTTAGAGGTGCTAATCCCGATTTGAAAGACCGAACTGGTTTCGCTGTCATTCATGATGCGGCCAGAGCAGGTTTCCTGGACACTTTACAGACTTTGCTGGAGTTTCAAGCTGATGTTAACATCGAGGATAATGAAGGGAACCTGCCCTTGCACTTGGCTGCCAAAGAAGGCCACCTCCGGGTGGTGGAGTTCCTGGTGAAGCACACGGCCAGCAATGTGGGGCATCGGAACCATAAGGGGGACACCGCCTGTGATTTGGCCAGGCTTTATGGGAGGAATGAGGTTGTTAGCCTGATGCAGGCAAACGGGGCTGGGGGAGCCACAAATCTTCAATAA